A DNA window from Centroberyx gerrardi isolate f3 chromosome 3, fCenGer3.hap1.cur.20231027, whole genome shotgun sequence contains the following coding sequences:
- the acsl1a gene encoding long-chain-fatty-acid--CoA ligase 1a, which translates to MQAQEVLRQLRIPELDDFRQYVRSLPTNALMGMGAFAAITTYWYATRPKALKPPCDLSMQSVEVAGGEYARRSVLNDNDEYMTYYYDDARTMYEVFQRGLRVSNDGPCLGSRKPNQPYEWQSYREVADRAEYVGSALLHRGHSNAGDKFIGIFAQNRPEWTISELACYTYSLVVVPLYDTLGTEAIDYIIDKAAISTVICDVPDKARLLLDCVSGKEHAVKTIVIMEAFESDLVTRGQESGIEILSLKDLEGVGKANHQKPVPPKVEDLALICFTSGTTGNPKGAMLTHGNVISNTAAFIRITEVHCMLNLHDIHMSYLPLAHMFERVVEGVILIHGARIGYFQGDIRLLMDDLKTLQPTVFPVVPRLLNRMFDKIFGQANTPLKRWLLDFASRRKEAELRSGVVRKDSMWDKLIFRKVQTSLGGRVRLMITGAAPVSPTVLTFLRAALGCQFYEGYGQTECTAGCSMSMPGDWTAGHVGAPLPCNSVKLVDVAEMNYLAANGEGEVCVKGPNVFQGYLKDAEKTAEAIDEDGWLHTGDIGKWLPNGTLKIIDRKKHIFKLAQGEYIAPEKIENIYNRSDPVAQIFVHGDSLQACLVGIVVPDPDFLPGWAKKRGIEGSYSELCSNKDVKNAILEDILMLGKEGGLKSFEQVREITLHPEMFSVQNGLLTPTLKAKRAELRSHFREQIDALYAKVKM; encoded by the exons ATGCAGGCTCAGGAAGTCCTGAGACAGCTGCGGATTCCCGAGCTGGATGACTTTCGGCAGTATGTGCGCAGCTTGCCCACCAATGCGCTCATGGGCATGGGTGCCTTTGCTGCCATCACCACCTACTGGTATGCCACCCGGCCGAAAGCCCTTAAACCACCTTGTGACCTCAGTATGCAGTCAGTGGAAGTGGCG GGTGGAGAATATGCACGAAGGTCAGTACTAAATGACAATGACGAATACATGACATACTACTACGACGATGCACGGACCATGTATGAGGTCTTCCAACGAGGGCTAAGGGTATCAA ATGATGGACCTTGTCTAGGATCGAGGAAACCCAACCAGCCTTATGAGTGGCAATCTTATAGAGAG GTGGCAGACAGAGCAGAGTACGTAggctctgctctcctccacagagGACACTCTAATGCTGGAGACAAGTTTATTGGCATCTTTGCCCAGAACAGGCCAGAG tggACCATTTCAGAGCTGGCTTGTTACACATACTCCCTTGTGGTAGTTCCGCTGTATGACACACTGGGCACAGAGGCCATCGACTACATTATTGACAAAG CTGCCATCTCAACAGTGATCTGCGACGTGCCCGACAAGGCCAGGCTGCTTCTGGACTGTGTCAGTGGAAAGGAGCACGCAGTAAAGACGATTGTCATCATGGAGGCCTTTGAAAGTGACCTGGTGACCCGTGGACAGGAGTCCGGCATAGAGATCCTTAGCCTGAAGGATTTGGAG GGTGTTGGTAAAGCCAACCATCAGAAGCCAGTG CCCCCTAAAGTAGAGGACCTTGCACTCATCTGCTTTACATCTGGAACAACAG GAAACCCCAAAGGTGCAATGCTTACTCATGGGAATGTTATCTCCAACACTGCAGCTTTCATTAGAATAACAGAG GTGCACTGCATGCTGAACCTCCATGACATTCATATGTCCTATCTCCCCCTAGCTCACATGTTTGAGAGGGTTGTGGAG GGTGTCATCCTCATCCATGGCGCTCGGATCGGCTACTTCCAGGGAGACATCCGTCTTTTGATGGATGATTtgaaaacactgcagccaaCGGTCTTCCCTGTTGTCCCGCGTCTTCTCAACCGCATGTTTGATAAG ATATTTGGTCAAGCCAATACACCGCTGAAGAGATGGCTGCTAGATTTCGCTTccaggaggaaggaggcagagcTTCGAAGTGGTGTGGTCAGAAAGGACAGCATGTGGGACAAACTCATCTTCAGAAAAGTACAG ACAAGCCTAGGCGGCCGTGTGAGGCTCATGATTACCGGAGCGGCTCCAGTGTCTCCAACGGTCCTGACGTTCCTGCGGGCCGCTCTGGGCTGTCAG TTTTATGAAGGTTATGGCCAGACTGAATGTACAGCTGGATGCTCCATGTCAATGCCTGGGGATTGGACAGCAG GTCACGTCGGGGCCCCATTGCCCTGCAACTCTGTCAAGCTGGTGGATGTGGCTGAAATGAATTACCTGGCAGccaatggagagggagag GTGTGTGTTAAAGGACCAAATGTATTCCAGGGATACCTGAAAGACGCAGAGAAAACCGCAGAGGCAATTGACGAGGATGGCTGGCTCCACACAGGAGACATTGGGAAATGGCTACCT AATGGTACTTTGAAGATCATTGATAGAAAGAAGCACATTTTTAAGCTGGCACAAGGAGAATACATTGCCCCtgagaaaatagaaaacatCTATAATCGTAGCGATCCAGTGGCCCAGATATTTGTCCACGGCGACAGCTTACAG GCATGCCTGGTGGGCATAGTGGTGCCCGATCCTGACTTTTTACCTGGTTGGGCCAAGAAAAGAGGGATTGAAGGATCCTACTCTGAGCTCTGCAGTAACAAG GATGTAAAGAATGCCATTCTGGAGGACATCTTGATGTTGGGCAAAGAAGGGGGACTCAAGTCTTTTGAGCAG gtGAGAGAAATCACATTGCACCCAGAGATGTTTTCCGTTCAGAACGGCCTGCTGACGCCCACTCTCAAGGCCAAGAGGGCTGAGCTTCGGAGCCACTTCAGAGAGCAGATTGATGCACTCTACGCCAAGGTTAAGATGTGA
- the primpol gene encoding DNA-directed primase/polymerase protein isoform X2 — protein MRKWGDRLKQVEQLAQSFQQSPLAARYKPRLWPCQPSSVWKLFPRQSMAISFAQSCKEPVHVFALEKEKAAKGQRIYLVTSYSELWHYYRTYPHSLMHCYEVIPEGAVCKLYFDLEFHRPSNKGLDGKTMVSSLIQYVCEKLMGVYGIKCSAKNVLNLDSSTEEKFSRHLIFILPDATFKDNIHVGRFIHAILQPVLSSPRRGSHMDADVDSAAEDSGKRTHAIPMERPAEEGGTADNLQAKRRRQEERDLSFLLVKNKEGQESLFVDLGVYTKNRNFRLYKSSKLGKNAAFTVAEDNKFIAKPERSISTEESLFLASLICNVSFTGQRILTWDVPDTSECKTTTPHCQQGSTATPGSLGGYLSSPHQEVDNFVLTVVTKDGVQGSIRRWNYFVSEQLLVYDIAKYRWCENVGRFHKSNNIMILVDLKEEVWYQKCHDPACKSFRSSSYPLPQEICVSYLMTMDEEDQAYLMDDAGNIELSQAPNQAAQSTDPPEEEAAGAWGDGQDDQAYLEALEDVERSTEEISDQLLLQCMADFDSH, from the exons ATGAGGAAGTGGGGGGACCGACTGAAGCAGGTGGAGCAGCTGGCCCAGTCGTTCCAGCAGAGTCCTCTGGCCGCACGCTACAAACCCCGACTGTGGCCATGCCAGCCCTCCTCCGTCTGGAAGCTCTTCCCCCGTCAGAGTATGGCTATCAGCTTCGCTCAGAGTTGCAAAGAG CCTGTGCATGTTTTTGCGCTTGAAAAAGAAAAGGCTGCCAAGGGTCAAAGGATCTATTTGGTCACCAGTTACAGTGAGCTGTGGCATTACTACAG GACTTACCCACATTCCTTGATGCATTGCTATGAGGTGATTCCAGAGGGGGCTGTGTGTAAGCTTTATTTTGACTTGGAGTTTCACAGGCCCTCCAACAAAGGACTGGATGGGAAAACAATGGTGTCCTCTCTTATCCAG TATGTTTGTGAAAAGCTGATGGGCGTTTATGGGATTAAATGCTCTGCAAAGAATGTCCTGAATCTGGACTCCAGCACAGAAGAGAAGTTCAGTCGCCATCTTATCTTCATTCTACCAGATGCAACTTTCAAAGACAACATACATGTTG GTAGATTTATCCATGCAATTCTACAGCCAGTTCTGAGCTCACCCAGAAGGGGAAGTCACATGGATGCTGACGTTGACTCAGCGGCAGAGGACAGTGGAAAGCG AACACATGCTATTCCCATGGAGAGGCCAGCAGAGGAAGGTGGGACGGCTGACAACCTGCAGGCCAAGAGGcggaggcaggaagagagagacctTAGCTTCCTTTTGGTGAAAAACAAGGAGGGGCAGGAATCTCTCTTTGTTGATCTTG GTGTCTACACCAAGAACAGAAATTTCCGCCTTTACAAGTCCTCAAAACTGGGAAAGAATGCTGCATTCACTGTGGCGGAGGACAACAAATTCATCGCCAAACCTGAGAGGAGCATCTCCACAGAGGAAAGCCTATTCTTGGCTTCTTTAATCTGTAACGTGAG TTTCACGGGTCAGAGAATTCTCACGTGGGACGTCCCGGACACAAGTGAATGTAAAACCACAACGCCTCATTGTCAGCAAGGATCAACAGCAACTCCAG GCTCATTGGGTGGCTACCTGTCGTCTCCTCACCAAGAAGTGGACAACTTTGTACTAACTGTGGTTACAAAGGACGGGGTTCAAGGAA GCATAAGACGATGGAACTACTTTGTCTCCGAACAACTGCTCGTCTACGACATCGCGAAATACCGCTGGTGTGAAAATGTGGGCAGGTTCCATAAAAGCAACAACATCAT GATTCTTGTGGATCTTAAAGAAGAAGTCTGGTACCAGAAGTGTCACGATCCTGCTTGCAAGAGCTTCAGATCCTCAA GTTACCCACTGCCACAGGAGATCTGTGTCAGCTACCTCATGACAATG GACGAGGAGGACCAGGCGTATTTAATGGATGATGCTGGTAACATTGAGCTCAGCCAGGCACCAAACCAAGCCGCACAGAGCACAGACCCGCCAGAGGAAGAGGCAGCTGGAGCCTGGGGAGACGGACAGGACGATCAGGCCTATTTAGAGGCTCTGGAGGACGTTGAAAGAAGCACAGAGGAGATCTCAGATCAGCTTCTGCTCCAATGCATGGCAGATTTTGATTCCCATTAG
- the primpol gene encoding DNA-directed primase/polymerase protein isoform X1 has protein sequence MRKWGDRLKQVEQLAQSFQQSPLAARYKPRLWPCQPSSVWKLFPRQSMAISFAQSCKEPVHVFALEKEKAAKGQRIYLVTSYSELWHYYRTYPHSLMHCYEVIPEGAVCKLYFDLEFHRPSNKGLDGKTMVSSLIQYVCEKLMGVYGIKCSAKNVLNLDSSTEEKFSRHLIFILPDATFKDNIHVGRFIHAILQPVLSSPRRGSHMDADVDSAAEDSGKRRTHAIPMERPAEEGGTADNLQAKRRRQEERDLSFLLVKNKEGQESLFVDLGVYTKNRNFRLYKSSKLGKNAAFTVAEDNKFIAKPERSISTEESLFLASLICNVSFTGQRILTWDVPDTSECKTTTPHCQQGSTATPGSLGGYLSSPHQEVDNFVLTVVTKDGVQGSIRRWNYFVSEQLLVYDIAKYRWCENVGRFHKSNNIMILVDLKEEVWYQKCHDPACKSFRSSSYPLPQEICVSYLMTMDEEDQAYLMDDAGNIELSQAPNQAAQSTDPPEEEAAGAWGDGQDDQAYLEALEDVERSTEEISDQLLLQCMADFDSH, from the exons ATGAGGAAGTGGGGGGACCGACTGAAGCAGGTGGAGCAGCTGGCCCAGTCGTTCCAGCAGAGTCCTCTGGCCGCACGCTACAAACCCCGACTGTGGCCATGCCAGCCCTCCTCCGTCTGGAAGCTCTTCCCCCGTCAGAGTATGGCTATCAGCTTCGCTCAGAGTTGCAAAGAG CCTGTGCATGTTTTTGCGCTTGAAAAAGAAAAGGCTGCCAAGGGTCAAAGGATCTATTTGGTCACCAGTTACAGTGAGCTGTGGCATTACTACAG GACTTACCCACATTCCTTGATGCATTGCTATGAGGTGATTCCAGAGGGGGCTGTGTGTAAGCTTTATTTTGACTTGGAGTTTCACAGGCCCTCCAACAAAGGACTGGATGGGAAAACAATGGTGTCCTCTCTTATCCAG TATGTTTGTGAAAAGCTGATGGGCGTTTATGGGATTAAATGCTCTGCAAAGAATGTCCTGAATCTGGACTCCAGCACAGAAGAGAAGTTCAGTCGCCATCTTATCTTCATTCTACCAGATGCAACTTTCAAAGACAACATACATGTTG GTAGATTTATCCATGCAATTCTACAGCCAGTTCTGAGCTCACCCAGAAGGGGAAGTCACATGGATGCTGACGTTGACTCAGCGGCAGAGGACAGTGGAAAGCG CAGAACACATGCTATTCCCATGGAGAGGCCAGCAGAGGAAGGTGGGACGGCTGACAACCTGCAGGCCAAGAGGcggaggcaggaagagagagacctTAGCTTCCTTTTGGTGAAAAACAAGGAGGGGCAGGAATCTCTCTTTGTTGATCTTG GTGTCTACACCAAGAACAGAAATTTCCGCCTTTACAAGTCCTCAAAACTGGGAAAGAATGCTGCATTCACTGTGGCGGAGGACAACAAATTCATCGCCAAACCTGAGAGGAGCATCTCCACAGAGGAAAGCCTATTCTTGGCTTCTTTAATCTGTAACGTGAG TTTCACGGGTCAGAGAATTCTCACGTGGGACGTCCCGGACACAAGTGAATGTAAAACCACAACGCCTCATTGTCAGCAAGGATCAACAGCAACTCCAG GCTCATTGGGTGGCTACCTGTCGTCTCCTCACCAAGAAGTGGACAACTTTGTACTAACTGTGGTTACAAAGGACGGGGTTCAAGGAA GCATAAGACGATGGAACTACTTTGTCTCCGAACAACTGCTCGTCTACGACATCGCGAAATACCGCTGGTGTGAAAATGTGGGCAGGTTCCATAAAAGCAACAACATCAT GATTCTTGTGGATCTTAAAGAAGAAGTCTGGTACCAGAAGTGTCACGATCCTGCTTGCAAGAGCTTCAGATCCTCAA GTTACCCACTGCCACAGGAGATCTGTGTCAGCTACCTCATGACAATG GACGAGGAGGACCAGGCGTATTTAATGGATGATGCTGGTAACATTGAGCTCAGCCAGGCACCAAACCAAGCCGCACAGAGCACAGACCCGCCAGAGGAAGAGGCAGCTGGAGCCTGGGGAGACGGACAGGACGATCAGGCCTATTTAGAGGCTCTGGAGGACGTTGAAAGAAGCACAGAGGAGATCTCAGATCAGCTTCTGCTCCAATGCATGGCAGATTTTGATTCCCATTAG
- the LOC139908865 gene encoding ecto-ADP-ribosyltransferase 5, protein MWDKRERVLAVTVFAALYWGVTVGAAKQLDMAPDAVDDLYLRCRDQMLQKVTSGLLSEELGYSAELKTAWSANNQCSTLIPGGVAEHTAALLAYAYGGKEFRKTFNSEVETLGGNASVYSNFHFKSLHFLLIDALRLSKKKCQTVYRVSGKKYTAQNGSEVRFGRFTSVHADYSELKEDPDLGGGVFFNITSCSVLNVEENTCSQEGDIELLLSPSEVFTVVEIKEISDDYEYTEIVLKSAKQSTTDRCYLFPRSPTDSSTQWLGSIVSVLMALSLFLFTC, encoded by the exons ATGTGGGACAAAAGAGAAAGGGTCCTTGCTGTTACTGTTTTCGCAGCTCTTTATTGGGGG GTGACTGTAGGGGCTGCAAAACAGCTGGACATGGCCCCGGATGCTGTGGATGACCTGTACCTCAGATGCCGGGACCAGATGCTGCAGAAGGTTACATCAGGTCTGCTGAGTGAAGAACTAGGCTACAGTGCAGAATTAAAGACAGCGTGGAGTGCAAATAACCAGTGTTCAACGCTGATCCCTGGAGGAGTGGCGGaacacactgctgcactgttggcGTACGCATATGGGGGCAAAGAATTCAGAAAGACCTTTAACAGTGAGGTGGAAACTCTGGGCGGGAATGCTAGCGTCTACAGCAACTTCCACTTCAAGTCTCTTCACTTTCTGCTGATAGACGCCTTGAGGCTGTCGAAAAAGAAGTGTCAGACTGTGTATCGTGTCTCAGGGAAAAAATATACAGCACAAAACGGCTCAGAGGTGAGATTTGGCAGGTTCACCTCAGTTCATGCGGACTATTCGGAGCTGAAGGAAGATCCCGATTTAGGGGGGGGGGTCTTTTTCAATATCACCTCTTGCTCCGTTCTCAACGTGGAGGAAAACACATGCAGCCAAGAAGGGGACATTGAGCTGCTCTTGTCCCCGTCTGAAGTGTTCACGGTGGTGGAAATAAAAGAGATTTCTGATGACTATGAGTACACTGAGATCGTTTTGAAATCTGCAAAACAGAGCACCACCGACCGCTGTTACTTGTTTCCTCG GTCCCCAACTGACTCCTCTACCCAATGGCTGGGCAGTATTGTGTCGGTGCTTATGGCTTTATCGCTTTTTTTGTTTACCTGCTGA